One genomic window of Sodaliphilus pleomorphus includes the following:
- a CDS encoding MgtC/SapB family protein: protein MIESIYHDIMSPDVNVAGAVFKLLLSMLLGAAIGFERRRKGQIAGLRTFSLIAMGATLAMLISIYIPQEYLGLKNGDPGRIAAQVVSGVGFLGAGAIIQMKGSVRGLTTAAGIWMTACIGLAVGAGMYLITTIATLLIIFVLVYIEKYEQHAGFLWEHKVIRVKVHGIVSDLDKSLDVFKKYDVKASREYVKYEYENNVSIINYVVLTRDTVSVTNLFGELEACFSDPISITLTNEPNF from the coding sequence ATGATAGAATCGATATATCACGACATCATGAGCCCCGATGTGAATGTGGCCGGAGCCGTGTTCAAGCTGTTGTTGAGCATGCTGCTGGGGGCAGCCATAGGCTTCGAGCGGCGCCGCAAGGGCCAGATTGCGGGCTTGCGCACTTTCTCGCTCATTGCCATGGGGGCCACGCTGGCCATGCTCATCAGCATCTATATCCCGCAGGAGTACCTGGGCCTGAAAAACGGCGACCCGGGGCGCATTGCCGCCCAGGTGGTGAGCGGCGTGGGCTTTCTGGGTGCCGGCGCCATCATTCAGATGAAGGGCTCGGTGCGCGGCCTCACCACGGCGGCCGGCATCTGGATGACGGCTTGCATAGGGCTGGCCGTGGGGGCAGGCATGTACTTGATTACCACCATCGCCACGCTGCTCATCATCTTTGTGCTGGTCTACATCGAGAAGTATGAGCAGCATGCGGGCTTCTTGTGGGAGCACAAGGTGATAAGGGTGAAGGTGCATGGCATCGTGAGTGATCTCGACAAGAGTCTCGACGTGTTCAAGAAATACGACGTGAAGGCCTCGCGCGAGTATGTGAAATACGAGTACGAGAACAATGTGTCGATCATCAACTATGTGGTGCTCACGCGCGACACGGTGAGCGTGACCAATCTCTTTGGCGAGCTGGAGGCCTGCTTCAGCGACCCCATCTCAATCACATTGACCAACGAACCCAACTTTTGA
- a CDS encoding cation:proton antiporter has product MHSDLIQSLIGDFALILMLAAIAAIVFKLLKQPLVLGYIVAGFIASPHFKFLPTVANPANISFWAQLGIVVLLFSLGLEFSFQKLVKVGGTALLTCLIIVVGMMGVGFVVGGMLGYSTIDAIFLGGMISMSSTTIIIKALSDLNLKHRSFVPRVMAVLIVEDLVAVVLLVILSSIAINKRVEGDQMLEAVLKLSFYLIIWFTVGIFVIPSLLKKFRRFIGDELLLIIAMGLCFGMATLAVWSGFSLALGAFVIGSILAGTTEAERIERIITPVKDLFGAVFFISVGMMVDPVLMWHNAGIILLLAVVVVVGMITFGTFGMVVTGQPLKTAMESGFCLTQIGEFSFIIATTGTQLGVLGKNIYPIIVAVSVITTFFTPFFIKQALPCYNWVARHLPEKWGVLLEGYSKNAAHSEMSQSRQLWHKVVRRYLITLVVYTVVVIALWFPIRHIVMPLIYETIPGHWGRLLAALCGFGLVSPFLYGIIVPRTKAQERAQLVSESGKISYVPLGVMSVVSFLVTLWITFFYFKATLSTLNSVVGATALCLLLILVFSPLLRKRINRVEQRFLDNMNERENRRTGKNNVLVSDFHLAYMRVSYSCPFVGQTLAEARLREHYDVNVVNVQRNGMSYPVPGGDMRIFPGDTLGVIGTDEKIQHMLPVVEAHDSNDAPAQHKEEFVHFAIGPGSPLVGRTLAQAQLRERYKSLLVAIERDDDVYISPTPDVVFNAGDTLWIVGDPVELKALH; this is encoded by the coding sequence ATGCATTCCGACTTGATACAATCGCTCATAGGCGACTTCGCACTCATCTTGATGCTGGCTGCTATTGCTGCCATCGTGTTTAAACTGCTCAAGCAACCCCTGGTGCTGGGTTACATCGTGGCCGGCTTCATCGCCAGCCCACACTTCAAGTTTCTGCCCACGGTGGCCAATCCTGCCAACATCAGCTTCTGGGCCCAGTTGGGCATCGTGGTGCTCTTGTTCTCGCTGGGCCTCGAGTTCAGCTTCCAGAAACTGGTGAAAGTGGGCGGCACGGCCCTGCTCACCTGCTTGATTATTGTGGTGGGCATGATGGGAGTGGGATTTGTCGTGGGCGGCATGTTGGGCTATTCCACCATCGATGCGATATTCCTGGGCGGCATGATATCGATGTCATCGACAACCATCATCATCAAGGCGCTCTCCGACCTCAACCTCAAGCACCGCAGCTTTGTGCCCCGGGTGATGGCGGTGCTCATCGTCGAGGACCTCGTGGCCGTGGTGCTGCTGGTCATTCTCTCGTCGATAGCCATCAACAAGCGGGTAGAGGGCGACCAAATGCTTGAGGCCGTGCTCAAGCTCTCGTTCTATCTCATCATTTGGTTCACTGTGGGCATCTTTGTCATTCCCAGCCTGCTCAAGAAGTTCAGGCGCTTCATTGGCGACGAGCTCTTGCTCATCATTGCCATGGGACTGTGCTTCGGCATGGCCACGCTGGCAGTGTGGTCGGGATTCTCGCTGGCTCTTGGCGCCTTTGTGATAGGCTCGATACTGGCTGGCACAACCGAGGCCGAGCGCATCGAGCGCATCATCACCCCGGTGAAAGACCTCTTTGGGGCCGTGTTTTTCATTTCGGTGGGCATGATGGTCGACCCGGTGCTCATGTGGCACAATGCCGGCATCATTTTGCTGCTCGCCGTGGTGGTGGTTGTGGGCATGATCACCTTTGGCACCTTTGGCATGGTGGTCACTGGCCAGCCGCTCAAGACGGCCATGGAGTCGGGCTTCTGCCTCACGCAGATAGGCGAGTTCTCGTTTATCATCGCCACTACTGGCACCCAGCTGGGCGTGCTGGGCAAGAACATATATCCCATCATTGTGGCTGTGTCGGTCATCACCACGTTTTTCACGCCGTTTTTCATCAAGCAGGCACTGCCTTGCTACAACTGGGTGGCCCGCCACCTGCCCGAGAAGTGGGGCGTGCTGCTCGAGGGCTACAGCAAGAACGCTGCCCACAGCGAGATGAGCCAGTCGAGGCAGCTGTGGCACAAGGTGGTGAGGCGCTACCTCATCACGCTTGTGGTCTACACCGTGGTGGTGATTGCATTGTGGTTCCCGATACGCCACATCGTCATGCCGCTCATCTACGAGACCATACCCGGGCACTGGGGACGCCTGCTGGCAGCCTTGTGCGGCTTTGGCCTGGTGTCGCCTTTCTTGTATGGCATCATCGTGCCGCGCACCAAGGCTCAGGAGCGTGCACAGCTGGTGAGTGAGAGTGGAAAAATAAGCTATGTGCCCCTCGGGGTGATGTCGGTCGTCAGTTTTCTGGTCACCTTGTGGATTACGTTCTTTTATTTCAAGGCTACGCTCTCGACGCTCAACTCGGTCGTGGGCGCCACGGCCTTGTGCCTGCTGCTCATCTTGGTGTTCTCGCCGCTGCTGCGCAAGCGCATCAACCGGGTGGAGCAACGCTTTCTCGACAACATGAACGAGCGTGAGAACCGCCGCACGGGCAAGAACAACGTGCTGGTGAGCGACTTCCACCTGGCCTACATGCGCGTGAGCTACAGTTGCCCCTTTGTGGGCCAGACGCTGGCCGAGGCCCGCCTGCGCGAGCACTACGACGTGAATGTGGTCAATGTGCAGCGCAACGGCATGTCCTATCCCGTGCCAGGAGGCGACATGCGCATTTTCCCTGGCGACACGCTTGGTGTGATAGGCACCGACGAAAAAATACAGCACATGCTGCCCGTGGTGGAGGCTCATGACAGCAACGACGCACCCGCGCAGCACAA